One genomic window of Macrobrachium rosenbergii isolate ZJJX-2024 chromosome 51, ASM4041242v1, whole genome shotgun sequence includes the following:
- the Bcat gene encoding branched-chain-amino-acid aminotransferase, cytosolic, translating into MYAVRATRFVNNLLGKRRQGHREISHGVRCMSAQSFKASDLQIEFCTPDQLKKKPPVSELVFGRNFTDHMLEIYWNASTGWGQPRITPFHDLRMHPAAKVLHYSVELFEGMKAFRGNDDEIRLFRPEKNMERMNRTAARSSLPTFDGAELIELLKKIVSIDQEWVPHAESSSLYLRPTMIGTEPTLGVQEPTEALLFVIMSPVGPYFSSGFKPVSLLADPKFVRAWPGGCGMMKMGSNYGPTLAIQKTAERRGLQQVLWLFGPEHRITEVGAMNLMVFFDKGNGEKELATPPLDGLILPGVTRDSLLSLGREWNEFTVSERDVTMAEIVQAESEGKLLEVFGAGTAAVVTPVGAIHYGDKIIKIPTMEHEKPLTQRFFEAIKDIQYGRVKHPWSVPIE; encoded by the exons GAAATCAGTCATGGAGTGCGATGTATGTCAGCACAGTCCTTCAAG gCATCAGATCTTCAAATTGAGTTTTGTACGCCAGACCAGCTGAAGAAAAAGCCACCGGTTTCCGAATTAGTGTTTGGACGTAATTTTACAGATCACATGCTAGAAATTTATTGGAATGCGTCTACTGGATGGGGTCAGCCAAGAATAACGCCTTTCCACGATCTTCGAATGCACCCAGCGGCCAAAGTCTTGCACTACTCCGTGGAG ttattCGAAGGCATGAAGGCTTTCAGaggcaatgatgatgaaattagacTATTTCgaccagaaaaaaatatggaacgtatgaACAGAACTGCAGCCAGGTCATCTCTACCCACTTTCGATGGGGCAGAGTTGATTGAGCTTCTCAAGAAAATAGTCAGCATAGATCAGGAGTGGGTACCTCATGCAGAATCATCTAGTCTTTATTTGCGTCCTACCATGATTGGAACAGAA CCTACGTTAGGTGTCCAAGAGCCGACAGAGGCCCTTCTTTTTGTTATCATGTCTCCAGTTGGTCCATATTTTTCTAGTGGATTTAAACCTGTGTCCTTGCTAGCTGATCCTAAGTTTGTCAGGGCATGGCCAGGTGGATGTGGCATGATGAAGATGGGATCAAATTATGGACCAACACTCGCTATTCAG AAAACCGCAGAAAGGCGAGGGCTTCAGCAAGTTCTGTGGTTATTTGGACCAGAGCACAGAATTACTGAAGTTGGTGCTATGAATCTCATGGTGTTCTTTGACAAGGGAAATGGAG AGAAGGAGCTAGCAACACCTCCACTTGATGGTTTAATATTACCAGGTGTAACCAGGGATTCCTTGTTGTCATTAGGACGGGAATGGAATGAATTCACAGTTTCGGAGAGGGATGTTACAATGGCAGAAATAGTTCAAGCTGAAAGTGAAGGCAAA CTACTGGAAGTCTTTGGAGCGGGAACTGCAGCAGTGGTTACACCTGTTGGTGCAATACATTATGGTGATAAGATTATCAAAATTCCAACAATGGAGCATGAAAAGCCACTGACCCAAAGATTCTTTGAGGCAATTAAAGATATTCAGTATGGTAGAGTAAAACACCCGTGGAGCGTACCTATTGAATAA